GTGCGCTGTCACGCCTCGCGCCGTGGCTGTTGCCCGCTCTTGAGCAGGAGTTGACGGAGCGCACCGCGGGCCGGGGCTGTGGGGTGACGGTGTCCGGGCTCGGTCCCGACGGACCGCTGTTGGGGGCTGCGCACTCGGTGGCACGGGCGGTGTTGGACGATCCGGCGGGTGTTGGTGCGGGTGGGGCGGCTCCGGGTGCGGGTGGAGTGGCGCCGCGTCCGGACGGGGTAGCTTCGGGTGCGGGTGGAGTGGCTTCGGGTGCGGACGGGGCGGCGCCGGGTCCGGACGGGGTAGCTTCGAGTGCGGGCGGGGCGGCTCCGCGGGCGTAACAGGTGGGGGCGGCCGCGCAGCGGACATAGCAGACGGCCGGGACGAGTTTGGTGAGTTGCCGCTCCCCCGTACGAGTGGCCGGGTTATCCACAATCACGCTGCTGTGCACAGATCCGACGCGGGCCCTTCCGCCTCAACCAGCCGTCGCCGTAACGTAATTCACGTGAGGCCCCGCAGCGGTGACGTCACGTCAGCGGCAGTGGAGGCTTGGCGGATCGGGACCCGAGCGAGTTGCGCGGCCCACCCCGGTCGGACCGACGGCCCATCCGGCCAGAGTGGAGCGGTGCAGCGATGAATGATGCCCAGATCCTGACAGTACGGCCCGAGCCGGGCGAGTACACCTGGACCTTCGGCGGTGTGCCGCCCGTGGCCGCGCATTGCCCCCGGCACGGTCCTCGACCTGTTCACGGAGGACTGCTTCGCCGGGAACGTCCGCTCGGAGAAGGACCTGGTCTCCGAGGTCTGCGAGTTCCCGTTCCTGAATCCGCAGACCGGGCCGTTCTACGGATTCAGTGAACTGGATGCCTACCAGTTCACGACGCAAACGGTCGAGTCTCCGCTCGCCAATGTCTGCGCCACCAACTACGCGTGCGTAGCCGAGATCCGTAAAGAGTGGCTGCCCGCGCGAGACGTACCGGGGACTGCACACGCGGCTGCGCGAGACGGCGGCCGCACTGCCACGGGACATGGTCCCGCGCCCCCCACAGAGGTAGACCTCATCGCCCCTCGCCAGGGCGGTGCCCCTGCGCCGAAGTCTGGCGCTGCGCCTGCACGCCGCACTCGAGCGACAACCTCGCCGTCGCAGAAGGAGACCAGTGGGCCACCGCCGCGGTGGCCCTTCAGGTTCAGCGCCATTCCAGCCGTCGTTCCCCCCACGCCCCCACCGAAAGGCAGGCCAGTCATGGATCGAGTGAGACGGTTCCCCAGTCGGCGCCGACTGCTGCAGGGAACGTTCGCAGCCGCCCTGCCCGGTGCGCTCCTGCCCGCCGCCCATGCGACCGCTCAGGCTCGTGCGGTCGACTATCCCCTGGCCGAATGGGTCCCGGCCAGCACCTCCAACTACACGGCGGCCAACCGCCCCACCACGTATCCCGTCGACTACGTGATCATCCATGTCACGCAGGAGACGTACGCGGACACGCTCGCCATCTTCCAGAACCCGGCGAAGAAGGTCTCGGCCCACTACGTCGTGCGATCCAAGGACGGTCACATCGCCCAGTGCGTCCGCGAGCGCAACGTCGGGTGGCATGCCGGGAACTGGACCTACAACACACGAAGCATCGGAATCGAGCACGAAGGGTGGGTCGACAAACCCGAGTACTTCACGAACGCGATGTACGAGCAGTCCGCCGCGCTGACGGCTGCCATCTGCTCGAAGTACGGCATACCGAAGGACCGCGAACACATCATCGGCCACCATCAGGTCCCGGGTTCGGACCACACGGATCCCGGTCCGTACTGGGACTGGTCGCGCTATCTACGCCTCGTCAACTTCGCCTAGGTCACAGCGCGTCCTCGTCGGCTCCCGAACCCTCGTCGGCTCCCGGGTTCCTATCCGCTCCCGGCTTCTTGTCGGCCACTGCCTCCTTGTCGGCTTCCGTCCCTGGGGCGACGATGGCGACACCGCATCGCCGTCCTGGGAGGCCCAGTTGTCCGATCCGTGGGTGGCCTTGGAGCCCGGTGTGGATCCCGCCGAGCGGGTGCGGGTGGTGCGCACGGCCCACGAGAGGTTCACCGATGCCGGGACGATCACCCGTCCGGTGCGTTCGGTGGTGGCCGACTCGTGGCGGAGGTCGGCCAGGGCACGGGTGAGTCCGGAGTGCGCCGGAGCGGCGGTCGAACTGACCGACGGTGACCTTGGGGCGTACCGGTCGGAGCATCCGCTGGCGCGGGTGATGCCGCTGTTCCGTGAGTTGATGGGCACCTTCGCGGCGGACGGGGAGCATCTGCTCGCTGTGTGCGATGCGCACGGCAGGTTGTTGTGGGTCGAGGGCCATGCGGTGACGCGGCAGCGTGCGGAGCGGATGAACTTCGTCCCGGGTGCCAGGTGGGCGGAGTCCGCCATGGGGACGAATGCGCCGGGCACGGCAGTTGCCGTGGGCCGGCCGGTGCAGGTCTTCGCCACCGAGCACTACATGCGGCGGGTGCAGCCGTGGACGTGCGCGGCCGCTCCCGTGCATGACCCCCGGACCGGACGGCTGATCGGCGCGGTCGACATCACCGGCGGGGATGGTCTGGCGCACCCGCACAGTCTCGCCTTCGTGCAGGCGGTCGCGCGGGCCGGGGAGTCGCAACTTGCTCTGCTCGCACCGGCGGTGAGGTCGGACGAGAAGGCCGAGCTGGCCGTGCTCGGGCGTGATGAGGCATTGTTGCTCGCGGAGGGGCGCAAGGTGCGGTTGAGTCGTAGGCACAGCGAGATCGTCGTGCTGCTGGCCCGGCACCCGGAGGGGCTGTCGGGGGACGAGTTGCTGTGCGCGTTGTATGAGGACGAGTCGGTGTCACAGGTGACGTTGCGGGCCGAGATGGCGCGGCTGCGACGGGTGCTGGGGGCGGAGTTGCTGCGGTCGCGGCCGTACCGGCTGGCGGTGCCTGTCGAGTGCGATGTCGACGCGGTGGAACGTCGCCTGGGTGCGGGGGCAGTGGCGGCGGCTGCGGCGGCGTACGCGGGCCCGTTGCTGCCGCAGTCGCAGGCTCCCGTTCTCGTCCGGCTCCGTCGCAGGCTCGCGGACCAAATGCGGGCGGCACTCATCGAACGCAATGACCCGGACCTGCTCGCGGACTGGGCACACGCTCCGTGGGGCGAGGAGGACCTGGCGGTGTGGCGGGCGCTGGCCGGACTGCGTCCGACGGCTCCCGTGCTGGCCCGCGTGGGCGAGCTGGATGCGGAACTGGGGTAGGCCGACGCGGAGGCGGCTTGGCATGCGCTGAACTGGCGTCGCCCCCGCGGACCTGACCTAGCCACACCTCGCTGGCGTCGCCGAACACGGAACCGCTCTAGCCACGCCTCGCTGGCGTCGCCGAACACGGAACCGCT
The sequence above is a segment of the Streptomyces sp. Je 1-369 genome. Coding sequences within it:
- a CDS encoding N-acetylmuramoyl-L-alanine amidase translates to MDRVRRFPSRRRLLQGTFAAALPGALLPAAHATAQARAVDYPLAEWVPASTSNYTAANRPTTYPVDYVIIHVTQETYADTLAIFQNPAKKVSAHYVVRSKDGHIAQCVRERNVGWHAGNWTYNTRSIGIEHEGWVDKPEYFTNAMYEQSAALTAAICSKYGIPKDREHIIGHHQVPGSDHTDPGPYWDWSRYLRLVNFA
- a CDS encoding GAF domain-containing protein, whose product is MSDPWVALEPGVDPAERVRVVRTAHERFTDAGTITRPVRSVVADSWRRSARARVSPECAGAAVELTDGDLGAYRSEHPLARVMPLFRELMGTFAADGEHLLAVCDAHGRLLWVEGHAVTRQRAERMNFVPGARWAESAMGTNAPGTAVAVGRPVQVFATEHYMRRVQPWTCAAAPVHDPRTGRLIGAVDITGGDGLAHPHSLAFVQAVARAGESQLALLAPAVRSDEKAELAVLGRDEALLLAEGRKVRLSRRHSEIVVLLARHPEGLSGDELLCALYEDESVSQVTLRAEMARLRRVLGAELLRSRPYRLAVPVECDVDAVERRLGAGAVAAAAAAYAGPLLPQSQAPVLVRLRRRLADQMRAALIERNDPDLLADWAHAPWGEEDLAVWRALAGLRPTAPVLARVGELDAELG